A single genomic interval of Lathyrus oleraceus cultivar Zhongwan6 chromosome 7, CAAS_Psat_ZW6_1.0, whole genome shotgun sequence harbors:
- the LOC127105205 gene encoding uncharacterized protein LOC127105205 — protein MAGKAAGSAAKAVAEYQYPWREKLAKYKDELAKGVWGYWELGAWKPLSISARHRARLRKEVLLAGEDWTFDPERKEMKTRRKGHKVDRIAAEKRANTARLMEKMPDMLLDYKKKKWQKKMKEEDKGKV, from the coding sequence ATGGCAGGCAAAGCTGCTGGCTCAGCGGCTAAGGCGGTAGCAGAATATCAGTATCCGTGGCGTGAGAAGTTAGCGAAATACAAGGATGAATTGGCTAAGGGGGTGTGGGGATACTGGGAGCTAGGGGCGTGGAAGCCGCTTAGTATTAGTGCTCGGCATAGGGCAAGACTTCGTAAAGAAGTACTTCTTGCTGGGGAAGATTGGACTTTTGATCCTGAAAGGAAGGAGATGAAGACGAGGCGAAAAGGTCATAAGGTTGATAGGATAGCAGCTGAGAAGAGGGCAAATACTGCTAGGTTGATGGAGAAGATGCCAGATATGTTGCTTGATTACAAGAAGAAAAAGTGGCAGAAGAAGATGAAGGAAGAAGACAAAGGCAAAGTTTGA